In Salvelinus fontinalis isolate EN_2023a unplaced genomic scaffold, ASM2944872v1 scaffold_1174, whole genome shotgun sequence, the following are encoded in one genomic region:
- the LOC129848786 gene encoding uncharacterized protein LOC129848786: MGLDGLLSSSAWSEAASFSTPTTQQFTDPEPEGHNCYEGWEEDLLPEEREVPLLNLYLITKRVEDIALRLISLRQAFTTLLGSTLSRNRLFVAGKVLLGALVQANHMDEAKFIRTYKDFVDYLSDPSKRNDIERELAEAKIHHVNMIDVLFELVLFGLMTAQKSLMVHPGGFVERLYALLYSFLPTAANMEPEADRYLLLLNDSCDTLPPNRDLDTNALHYFALNLTFLNKTSCSSKTFWFPSFHLFDFMTISSS, encoded by the exons ATGGGGCTGGACGGGCTTCTCTCCTCTTCAGCGTGGTCGGAGGCTGCCTCCTTCTCTACGCCCACCACTCAGCAGTTCACTGACCCAGAGCCTGAGGGCCACAACTGCTATGAG GGCTGGGAGGAGGACCTGctgcctgaggagagggaggttccTCTGCTAAA CCTCTACCTTATCACCAAGAGAGTGGAGGACATCGCCCTGAGGCTCATCTCCCTGCGCCAGGCCTTCACT ACCCTGCTTGGTTCCACCCTGAGCAGGAACCGTCTGTTTGTGGCGGGAAAGGTTCTCCTGGGCGCACTGGTTCAGGCCAACCACATG GACGAGGCCAAGTTCATCCGTACCTATAAGGACTTTGTGGACTACCTGAGTGACCCCTCCAAGCGGAATGACATTGAGAGGGAGCTGGCTGAGGCAAAG ATCCATCATGTGAACATGATAGATGTCCTCTTTGAGCTGGTGCTGTTTGGGTTAATGACAGCTCAGAAGTCCCTGATGGTG CACCCTGGTGGGTTCGTGGAGCGTCTGTACGCTCTCCTGTACTCCTTCCTGCCCACTGCTGCCAACATGGAGCCAGAGGCTGACAGATACCTGCTGCTGCTCAAT GATTCTTGTGACACTTTGCCACCCAACAGGGATCTAGACACCAATGCACTACATTACTTTGCACTGAATttgacatttttaaataaaacaaGTTGTAGTTCAAAAACATTTTGGTTTCCGTCTTTTCATTTATTTGATTTTATGACCATTTCCTCTTCCTAG